One Mercenaria mercenaria strain notata chromosome 12, MADL_Memer_1, whole genome shotgun sequence DNA segment encodes these proteins:
- the LOC128547093 gene encoding uncharacterized protein LOC128547093, which translates to MFQLPSSHLQLLLQSQASQFMMCLGAGDFNYQTRNLTNGLYRERKSVAEKLDLRSSPKKFAPLVPAVSSSSNTKPNTCTANPTATSDSLRREQPEVNQTQSNNNAIRNSRKRTMEEIFNSYKLTDKSGPQWTYWRDPRSRLQAYDGFSFLPPSPPEPHAEIYMDIHEERMEGLSYAFEEASMLLST; encoded by the exons ATGTTTCA aCTGCCATCTTCACATCTACAACTTTTGCTACAGTCCCAGGCCAGCCAATTTATGATGTGCCTTGGGGCTGGGGACTTTAACTATCAGACCCGAAACCTCACGAACGGTCTCTACAGGGAAAGGAAATCAG TCGCTGAGAAGTTGGATCTCCGAAGTTCTCCAAAGAAATTCGCCCCGCTAGTACCAGCAGTCAGCAGTTCTAGCAACACTAAACCCAACACTTGCACTGCAAACCCAACAGCCACATCAGACTCACTGAGACGGGAACAACCGGAAGTCAACCAGACACAGTCAAATAATAATGCAATTCGTAACTCACGTAAAAGAACGATGGAAGAAATATTCAACAGCTACAAACTCACTGATAAATCTG GTCCACAGTGGACTTATTGGAGAGATCCTAGATCACGACTTCAAGCTTATGACGGGTTTTCATTCTTACCACCCTCGCCTCCCGAGCCGCATGCAGAGATCTACATGGACATACACGAAGAACGTATGGAGGGTCTCTCATACGCATTTGAAGAAGCATCAATGTTACTATCAACATGA
- the LOC123534296 gene encoding BTB/POZ domain-containing protein 6-B-like — translation MSRRRTSRTKFAKTEQTEEKLIEDENRKSVDWRDSKTAGQCLDQLCLSEQLSDISFTFKDDQNVKLPAHKLVLSMRSSVFEAMFYGPLAERGSTVLIEDIKPDALKIVLRFIYSDSAELNGNNVLSCLYAAKKYCLQGLIEKCSAFLEDHIDADNVCEVHEQAIFYDMKSLQQKCFDFILENASDVFLSTSFLDLSHNTLVSLLKSDKLSEDEENIFSACVKWARNKCKLDNKDPSAETLRETLGDALYNIRFPVMSVEKFATIVTPSEILTSTDQIMLYQYFATNGSSPLNKFTSRKRMGKVTTLDVSKYTANVNDMFQEFCLRFRRTKGLPPLNHGRTIVRVKSLTGKFVPEIRRVTFKCNNWEGNLRFSANGNELIFHTPMHITDSCCFEFTGDVPHTEFHSFSHFNKLLSIGLNKRKEVKGETIYITRIPVGLKSISFV, via the exons ATGTCAAGAAGGAGAACAAGCAGGACTAAATTTGCAAAGACAGAACAGACTGAAGAAAAGTTAATTGAGGATGAAAATAGAAAGAG TGTGGACTGGAGGGATTCGAAGACTGCTGGACAATGTCTGGATCAGCTTTGTCTGTCTGAGCAGCTGTCTGACATAAGTTTTACCTTCAAGGACGACCAAAATGTGAAGCTTCCTGCACATAAACTTGTCTTGAGCATGCGCAGTTCTGTTTTTGAAGCCATGTTCTATGGACCTCTGGCAGAGCGTGGAAGTACAGTTCTCATTGAAGATATCAAACCAGACGCCTTGAAAATTGTTCTAAG gtTTATATATTCCGACAGTGCAGAATTGAATGGAAATAATGTTCTGAGCTGTTTGTACGCAGCCAAGAAATATTGTCTTCAGGGGCTCATAGAGAAATGTTCTGCATTTCTTGAAGATCACATTGATGCTGATAATGTGTGTGAAGTTCACGAGCAGGCCATATTCTATGATATGAAGTCGTTACAAcagaaatgttttgattttatccTTGAAAATGCTTCAGATGTATTCCTGTCTACAAGTTTCCTTGATTTATCCCACAATACACTAGTCAGTCTTTTGAAAAGTGACAAACTGTCAGAAGATGAGGAGAATATATTCTCTGCATGTGTGAAATGGGccagaaataaatgtaaactcgACAACAAGGACCCTTCCGCAGAAACTCTACGGGAAACACTTGGGGACGCTTTGTACAACATTCGTTTTCCTGTGATGTCAGTGGAAAAATTTGCTACTATTGTAACTCCCAGTGAAATCCTTACAAGCACAGATCAGATAATGCTATATCAGTATTTTGCAACAAATGGTTCCTCACCATTAAATAAATTTACGAGTCGTAAGAGAATGGGCAAAGTTACCACTTTAGATGTCTCTAAATATACAGCCAATGTTAATGATATGTTCCAGGAATTTTGTTTACGGTTTCGACGTACTAAAGGTTTGCCACCATTAAATCACGGAAGAACTATTGTTCGAGTTAAATCTTTGACTGGTAAATTTGTTCCGGAAATACGACGTGTTACTTTTAAATGCAATAACTGGGAAGGAAATCTCAGATTTAGTGCCAACGGAAATGAATTAATCTTTCACACACCGATGCATATTACAGATAGTTGTTGTTTTGAGTTTACTGGAGATGTGCCGCATACAGAATTTCACTCTTTTTCCCATTTCAATAAACTGTTGTCCATAGGCCTAAATAAGAGGAAAGAAGTGAAAGGGGAGACAATTTACATCACTCGTATTCCAGTTGGTTTGAAGagtatttcatttgtataa